A section of the Oryzias latipes chromosome 8, ASM223467v1 genome encodes:
- the LOC101175163 gene encoding heme oxygenase 2 yields the protein MSAEKMGTRGLGNEEKEGALSPEDLSEMLAAGTKEVHEKAENTQFVKDFLRGRIRKELFKLGAVALYYTYTAMEEEIERNKDHPQFAPLYFPAELHRHEALARDLEYFYGPEWRNQITCSKATQCYVDRIHQVGEEDPVLLVAHAYTRYMGDLSGGQVLKKVAQRALKLPPTGEGLEFYQFDGIHSAKAFKQLYRSRMNELELDMDTKKRLVDEAVKAFQFNMEVFEELEEIGKTFQEDVLDAGMPVHGAMDGDISKCPYYAAKMAASGGTAYMCQMAMVVLRHPTGQVLFATWFAALAGLAAWYLM from the exons ATGTCTGCAGAGAAAATGGGGACAAGAGGACTGGggaatgaagaaaaagaaggcgCTCTCAG TCCAGAGGACCTATCAGAGATGCTTGCAGCAGGGACCAAAGAAGTTCACGAAAAGGCGGAAAACACGCAGTTTGTGAAAGATTTCCTCAGGGGACGAATCCGCAAAGAGCTCTTCAAG CTTGGCGCTGTGGCACTTTATTATACATACACTGCCATGGAGGAGGAGATTGAAAGAAACAAGGACCACCCCCAGTTTGCTCCACTCTATTTCCCTGCAGAATTGCACCGTCATGAAGCTCTGGCTCGTGATCTCGAGTACTTTTATGGTCCAGAATGGAGGAACCAGATTACATGCTCCAAAGCCACCCAGTGTTATGTAGATCGTATCCACCAGGTAGGGGAGGAAGATCCGGTGTTGCTGGTGGCCCATGCCTACACTCGCTACATGGGGGACCTGTCTGGGGGGCAAGTGCTAAAGAAAGTCGCACAGAGAGCTTTGAAGTTGCCTCCCACAGGAGAAGGCCTGGAGTTCTATCAGTTTGATGGGATCCATAGTGCCAAAGCATTCAAGCAGTTGTACCGAAGTCGGATGAATGAGTTGGAACTGGACATGGACACAAAGAAGAGACTGGTGGATGAGGCTGTCAAAGCCTTTCAATTCAACATGGAG gtgtttgaAGAGTTGGAAGAAATTGGCAAAACATTTCAAGAGGATGTTTTAGATGCTGGGATGCCAGTTCATGGAGCAATGGACGGAGACATCAGCAAATGTCCATACTATGCTGCCAAAATGG CTGCATCAGGAGGAACAGCCTACATGTGTCAGATGGCCATGGTTGTGCTCCGACACCCAACAGGGCAGGTCCTGTTTGCCACCTGGTTTGCTGCCTTGGCTGGACTGGCAGCATGGTATCTGATGTAG
- the LOC101154780 gene encoding dnaJ homolog subfamily A member 3, mitochondrial, giving the protein MRSACRRVALVSMMASLTVRCSTRWITVAVSSGRQRIASAVFSPENGEIRRFSTLGTDRLWCKGSFVRGVAGKALTLRGVKLPNAVSTLLFHTSTPSRSKQDFYQILGVPRTATQKEIKKAYYQMAKKYHPDTNKDDPQAKEKFAQLAEAYEVLGDEVKRKQYDTYGSTGFDAGQAGQGQHYWSGQTTNVDPEELFRKIFGEFSGGRGFGDFNAIFDQPQEYIMELTFTQAAKGVNKEIAINIDTTCQRCDGKGHEPGTKVQHCHSCNGSGMETINTGPFVMRSTCRRCGGKGSVVSTPCNSCRGTGQTKQRKTVMVPVPAGVEDNQTVRMPVGKKEIFITFRVQKSPIFRRDGADIHSDLHVSVAQAILGGTARAQGLYETLNLSIPAGMQSDHRIRLSGKGIARVSGYGFGDHYIHVKIKIPKNLTDRQKALISSYAEDETEIEGTVNGVTATSTGKRSWN; this is encoded by the exons ATGCGCAGTGCATGCCGGAGAGTGGCCTTAGTCAGCATGATGGCGTCCTTAACTGTGCGGTGTTCCACACGTTGGATCACAGTTGCGGTGTCCTCCGGACGCCAGAGAATCGCCAGTGCAGTTTTCTCACCTGAAAATGGAGAGATCCGTCGTTTTTCTACTCTTGGGACCGACAGATTATGGTGTAAAGGGAGCTTTGTGCGCGGCGTCGCGGGAAAAGCGTTGACATTGAGAG GTGTCAAATTGCCAAATGCTGTCTCCACGCTGTTATTCCACACAAGCACCCCCTCTAGGAGCAAGCAGGACTTCTACCAGATCCTTGGGGTTCCTCGCACAGCAACCCAGAAGGAGATCAAGAAAGCCTATTACCAG ATGGCCAAAAAGTATCATCCTGACACGAATAAAGATGATCCACAAGCCAAAGAGAAGTTTGCTCAGCTGGCTGAAGCCTACGAG GTCCTTGGTGATGAAGTGAAGAGGAAGCAGTACGACACATATGGCTCGACAGGCTTTGATGCTGGTCAAGCTGGTCAAGGCCAGCATTACTGGAGCGGACAGACCACCAATGTGGACCCAGAGGAGCTCTTCCGCAAAATCTTTGGAGAGTTTTCGGGCGGTCGGGGTTTCGGTGACTTCAACGCCATTTTCGATCAGCCACAGGAG TACATCATGGAGCTGACATTCACCCAGGCAGCAAAAGGAGTTAACAAGGAGATAGCCATCAACATAGACACTACCTGTCAGCGCTGTGATGGTAAGGGCCATGAACCAGGCACCAAGGTCCAGCACTGTCACAGTTGCAACGGCTCTGGCATG gAAACTATAAATACAGGCCCATTTGTGATGCGCTCAACTTGTCGGCGCTGTGGTGGCAAAGGCTCGGTCGTTTCCACTCCCTGTAACTCCTGCCGCGGCACAGGCCAGACAAAGCAAAGGAAGACCGTGATGGTTCCTGTGCCTGCAG GAGTGGAGGATAATCAGACGGTCCGAATGCCGGttggaaaaaaagagatctTCATCACATTTCGG GTCCAGAAAAGCCCGATATTCAGGAGGGACGGTGCAGACATCCACTCTGATCTTCACGTGTCTGTGGCACAAGCCATCCTGGGGGGCACGGCCAGAGCACAAGGCCTTTATGAAACACTTAATTTGTCT ATCCCTGCAGGAATGCAGTCAGACCACAGAATTCGCCTTTCAGGAAAAGGAATTGCTCGTGTCAGTGGATATGGTTTTGGAGATCACTACAtccatgtgaaaataaaaatacccaA GAAtttgacagacagacaaaaaGCATTAATTTCCAGCTATGCAGAAGATGAAACGGAAATAGAGGGGACAGTAAATGGTGTCACTGCCACCAGCACAG GGAAAAGATCTTGGAATTGA